The DNA window TGTACCACGGTGTGGATAGTGGGATCCGGGGTTATCTCGCTAAAGACGCTAATGCGGTTATCTGCGGGCAACGCCTGACGCAGGGTTTCCAGCAGCGGCGAGCGCGCCAGAAAGCCATCGCAGATAATCCAGATGTGCTTGTTGGTAAAGCGCTTGAGCACCGCCAGGCTACCCTGACCGCTGTACAATCGCGTTTGTAGTGAGAAAGTCTTCATCGCGACCTCGGTTAGCGAATGGAAAAGCCGTTGGTCAGCACGCAGCGACGGGAGCGGGCAAACGTGCGCGCCGAGGTTGTCCCTTCACCGGTCGGCGTGGCGATAGTAAAGGTGGTAAAGCCTTCGCCGCCGACGCCGATCCCGGCATAAGAGGGGCCGTTCTTGACGAATATCGAGGTTTGCAGGGTGCGGGCCGCGAGGTTCAGGCGCGACACGTTCTGCGAGTGCATAATGGCGGTATGATGCAGTCCCTCTTCAACCTTCAGCGCCAGGGCCAGCGCGCTATCGAAATCGCTAACTTTCACTATCGGCAGCATCGGCATCAGCTGCTCGCTGGTAACCCACGGATCGTCGGCGTTAACCAGCGCTATCAGTAGACGCGGCGCTTTCGCCGGAACGGCGATCCCGGCCGCTTCGAGCATGGCTGATGGGCTTTTGCCGACCAGTTTTTTATTCGCCTGGCCTTCAGGCAGGCAGGCGGCCCGGAGTCTGTCGGTGTCGGCCGGGCTCAGCAGCAGCGCGCCGAAGGTTTGCATTTGCTGCACCAGACGTTCGGCGACGCTCTCCACCACAATCAGGCTCTTCTCGGCAATGCAGGGCAGGTTGTAATCGAACGAGGCGCCGTTGATGATATCTTCCGCCGCTTTAACCAGATCCGCCGTTTCATCAACGATGCAGGGCGGGTTACCCGCGCCAGCGCCAATGACTTTCTTACCGCTCTTCATGCCCATCGCCACAATTCCCGGGCCGCCGGTAATGGCCAGAACCGCAATGCGCGGATGGGCCATCATCTGCTGGGTGGCTTCAAACGTCGGTTCCGCCACGGTGACCACCAGATTGCGGATGCCGCAGCAGCGGAAAACAATCTCTTCAATCATGCTAATCAGCTTCAGAGAGACCTTTTTTGCTCCCGGGTGCGGGCTGAAATAGACGCTGTTGCCCGCCGCCAGCATGCTGATGCTGTTGTTGATGATGGTCTCCGTCGGGTTGGTGCTCGGCGCGACCGACCCGATAACGCCAAACGGCGAATACTCAAACAGCACCATGCCGCCGTCGCCGGTCAGCGCCGTGGTGGTGAGATCTTCCACGCCCGGCGTGTTGTCCAGCGCAGCTTTGTTTTTCAAAAATTTATCTTCTTTGTTGCCCATCCCCGTTTCATTGGCGCTCTCTTCCGCCAGGGCGGCCAGATGCGGCGTCAGCTCCTGACGCATTGCGCTAATGATGGCGCTGCGGGTTTTTAGCGGGCACTGCTGATAACGTAAGAACGCCTGATGCGCGGCATCAATGGCCTCGCTCACGGACTGAAAAATCCCTTTGCCCTGCGCCGGGTTTGGCGTTTGGGCTGGGGTTAACTGTTCGCTAAGAATGGTGCGAATAAGCGTTTCGAGTTCAGAAGTATTCATTGATGAGTTCCCACGTTAATGGCCGCGATGGCGGTCTGTGCGATATCCATGTCCTGTTCAACGCTGCCGCCGCTGATGCCAAGACCCCCAATTAATGAGCCGTCGCGCCACAGGGCGTAACCGCCGCCAAAGGTCACCACTTTTCCCTGCAAATGCGTTTCGAGGCCATAAAGCGCGGCGCCCGGCTGAACGGCCTCGCTCAGCTCATGGGTCGCCGTTTTCATCGCCACCGCGGTCCAGGCTTTTTTCGGCGCCAGTTCGCTGCTGACCAGCAGGGCGTCCGGCATCCGCCAGGTCACGGTTTCGGTGCCGTGTGCGTCAACGATGCTGATCACCACCGGCACCTGAAGCTGCTGCGCGCGCTCAACGGCGGCGCGGGTGAGCTGGTGCAGATCGTGGAATGAAAGGTCCAGGGGCGTCTTCTCCTTGCTGCGGCTCGGTAGAGTGGCGGCCAGATAGCGCCGGCTCACTTCACGAATGATGTTGTTCTGGTGCGCATCGCTATCTTCCGCGCGCGCCAGGGCGTACAGGCAGTCTGACAAGCGATTGATGTAGCGCATCAGCACCTGGCGCACGTTGACTTCCGCCGCCAGCTCAACCAGTCGCCGTTCGGCCCGGCGGGCCAGCGTGCGGGCAAAATGCAGGCGGCTCGCGGCTTCGCAGCGGCCGGGTAAAATAAAGCTGTGCAGCGGCTCGACGCGGGCCATGGCCCGATCGATGGCGGCTTCCAGAGCGGAAATCTCTTCGCTGCTGATGTAGCGCTGTTTCGGCGACGGCCGTTCGCTGTCGCTGGCCAGTTCTGCGCTAAACCAAAAAAGCTGCTGCTGGATGGCCTCAAGTAAGGCGCGGTGATTTTCATCCGCGGCGGCGCAGGCGCACAGGCTCAGCGCGGCGTTCAGCTCATCCAGCGTGCCGTAGGCTTCAACCCGCGGGTGGGTTTTACTCACCCGCTGGCCGGTAAAGAGTGAGGTGGTGCCAGCGTCGCCCGTTCGGGTATAAATCGCCATATTCGCTCCTTAACGTGAAAGCGTATCGACAATGCCGACAACGGCGAGGTCGATGGCCTCGTTTGGCCCGGAAAAAACGTGCCTGGCGCTGGAGCCGCCGCTGAGCAGAACCAGCTCGCCGATCCCCGCGCCGACGGAATCCACGGCGACTTCATCACCGGAGGTCGGCGAGGCGGGAAGCTCGCCATCGGCGCTGACCCGCCGCACCAGCAGCAGCTTTTTGCCGATCAGGGAAGGCGATTTTTGCGTGGAGACAACCGCGCCCGTGACTCGTGCCAGATGCATGATTTACTCCTGCTTAATTAATTGAATATGCCGCGCCTGTACCGCTTCGCGCGCCAGCGCGGTCACGATGCATTTGCGGTGGATAACCAGGCGACCCTGACCCAGCTGCGCGACGTCGCGATAGCTCAGCACCGATCCTGCGTGCAGGATCAGCGGCAGCCCGCGCTCGTCGGTGAAGATCGCCGGCAGGCGCGCCAGTTTTTTGACCGGGATAACCGGCAGCAGCTGGCTGTGCAGGGTGAGCTGCACGCGGATGCCGAAAGCCAGCGCGTCGTGAATTTTCCGGGCCGCAGGATCGTCGGTTTCCGCCTCCGTCAGCTGGCCCAGCAGCGGCAGGTCGACAAGCAGGATGTGCAGCGAGGCGTGCTGGCTGAACAGCCCGGGGCAGTCGGCATTGCGCAGCTGCGCAACGCTCAGCGTCGCCGTGCTATGGGCGCGACGCTGCAGCCTGGAGACGATTTCCTCCACGATGCGCTGCAGAACTTCGCCGTTCATCGCGGGCCTACCAGCCGGGCAAAGGCCTGCGGATTATCGGCGCCGGCGGCGTTGGCTTCATCGGTATCAATGTGCATTTCGAGACGCATATCCGGTGAAACGCGAATCGCCACGTTGTTGAAAATCAGCCCGCGCTCGTTGCCTTCAATGGCCACGGAGACCCTATCGCCGTGGGAAACCCGCAGGATCAGCGCATCGAGCGGCGACATATGAATATGCCGCTGCGCGACGATAACTCCTGACGACAGCGTCAGTTCGCCATAGGGGCTGACCAGACGGATGCCCGGCGTCCCTTTCAGATCGCCGGACATTCTTAGCGGCGCCGCAACCCCCAGGGTTCGGGCATCGGTACGCGATATTTCCACCTGGCTTACCGAACGCAGTGGGCCGAGCAGGCGCACATTTTTAAGCTGCCCCTTCGGCCCTACCAGGGTGACGGTTTGCTCCGCAGCGTACTGTCCCGGCTGCAGCAGCGCTTTTTTCTCGCTGATGGGATGGCCAGGAAACAGGCGTTCATAATCCGACGCCGACAGGTGGATATGACGATTTGAAACCCCCAGCGGAATGGGCCGCAGACGCATCTCGTCGAGGACTTTACTGACCGTTGATTCGAGAAGCTGTTTATCCATTACGCTTCACCTCGCTTGCCGGGATGAATGCAAAGGGTGCGCGGCTCGCCCTTCTGGCGCGGACATTTTGGATCCAGGCACAGGTTGCAGCTGACCACGCCTTGTTGCTGGAGGGGCTCTTCTGCTGGCGCTTCAGAAACGACATTAGCCGTCTCTGACTCTTCAGGCTCAGGTTCCATGACGGAGGGTGGGGCAGCCTCTACGGGCAGGATCCCTTCTCCGGGTCTGGCGATGACTTTATGAGCCACCAGACCGTTTCGCTGTTCGGCAAACAGTGCACCGGTGGTGATGGCCGCCTGTACTGAGGCCACATCACCGGTAATTTTAATGACCGTCCAGCCTGAACCATTGGTCTTTTCGAGGGCGACCAGCGTGATAGAAGCGGATTTCGCCATGATATCGGCGCAGCTAATAGCCAGTGCCAGACCACAAACTTCAAGTAATCCCAGTGATTGCTTCACGCGGTGCTCCTTATTCGCCATCAATCAGGCTGATTTCGGTAAAATGGCCTCAACGTCGCTGTGCGGACGCGGGATCACGTGGCAGGATTTCACTTCGCCTACGACGCTTGCCGCCGCGCTGCCCGCATCTACCGCCGCTTTGACCGCGCCGACATCGCCGCGAACCATGACGGTCACCAGACCCGAGCCAATTTTTTCGTAGCCGACCAGCTGCACGTTGGCCGATTTCACCATCGCATCGGCGGCCTCAATGGCGCCTACTAACCCTTTTGTTTCAACCAGTCCCAGTGCGTTATTCATACTGCTGTTCTCCTGTTGCTTCGCTATTCAGATCCCGGAACGGGATCCCTTTGACCAGCCGTGCCGCGTTATTACCGGTGTTACGTTGGGCCTGACTGTCCTGATGATGCATCAGCGTAAAAAGCGGCGCCGATGCGGGTAAATTCTTGTAGTGCACGACCAGCGTATGGCGGTCGCAGGCGATGCCCACCAGTAGCGGCGAGCTGCGCGCCGCCTGCCAGGCGCTGTCCACGACATCCCCGGCCGGGTGATGCTGGAGCAGGAAAGGAATGCCTTCCTCTTCGATACCCAGCAGCACGTCGCGCCACAGGCCGTCGCAGCCGTCGATGGCGGCGATCACAATAGCCGGGGCGCTGTGATTACTGTCCATGCGCGAACTCCTTATGCCAGGAGAGAATCAGGCCGGTGGCCACCGCGTTTCTGGGGCCCTCGCTGCCGCGAATATTTCCCCGCCCGGCAACCAGGCGGTAGTGCGCCAGCGCATCGGTGACCAGCTGCGGGACCTCGAAATCCAGCGACGAACCGCCGACCAGCACCACGAACGGAATATCGCGAATGTTGCCGGTGGGGCTGACCTGACGCAGTGCGCGCAGGGCGTTGGTGACAAAGACCCGCTCTTTGGCGCTGCGGCGAATGGCGCGTACTTTTTCCAGCGCTAAGTCGCCGGGTAGCGGCACCAGTTCGTCCGGTTTCACCACGCAGACGCGGGCGAATACGGCGGGGGGCAGCGGCGTGGAGAAGAACTGCACGCTGCCGTCCTCGTGGCGTAAATGGAACAGGCTTTCCACCTTGGCCAGCGGGTACTTCTTGATCTCTTCCGCCAGATAGCGGTCTTCCAGCCCCAGCTCGCGGGCAATAATCATCGTCACCATATCGCCTGCTCCGGCGAGGTGAGTGGCGATGATTTCGCCTTTGGGGTTGATGATGGAGGCATCGGTGGAGCCTGCGCCGAGGTCGAGGATCGCCAGCGGTCGGGTGGTACCCGGCGTGGTCAGCGCGCCCAGAATGGCGGCTTCGGCCTCGGCGCCGCCGATCTGCACGTCGATATTGAGCTTCTGCTCGATTTCGCGGGCAATCATCGCCATCTGCAAACGATCCGATTTCACCATTGAGGCGATGCCCACGGCCTGCTCAAGCGAGAACTCCCCGGCAAGACCGCCGGTGACGCTCACCGGCACCGAAGTATCGACGGCCAGCAGGTCCTGAATGAATATTTCGCTGCTGGGCTTGTTGGCCAGCTCGGCCATGGTCTGGCGCACGTGTTCCAGCATGCCGCCGATATTGGTCCCCGACTCGCCGGTGACGTTATCGAGCTTGCCGCAGCCGTCGACCGCTTTCATGATGGCTTCGGCGCCAGCGGCAACGTCTACGCGTACGCTCCGGCCCTGGGCCAGCAGCTCAAGGTTACCGGCGGGTATCGCGCGCGCTTTGACGTCACCGGATGGCGTTTTGACCACCACGGCGGAACGGTTGCCAATCAGCGCACGAGCCATCGGGACGATGTTTTTCGTCTCCTCGGCGTTGAGGTGGAATACGGTGGCGATGCCGTAGGGGTTAGAGAGCGTTTCGATGACCTTCCCCGGGACGGCGACCTCAATTGCCGCCAGCATTCCCAGCGGAATGCGTTCGATGTACAGCACTTCGTCAACAATCGGCAGCGGTTTTTCCAGCCGGTTGCTGACCAGTACGCCATCGTCACGTTGCAAAATGACGCCGGTAATCTGATATCCGGCGCGCAGGGAAGCGTTAATCACGCTGGCGATATCGGCAAAATCGAACGCCGACGACACCACCAGGATATAGGGCGCGTCCGCCGGGCGGGTTAACAGCTCCTGCGGCGTAATGGTGATGCCCACGCCAAGCCCCGCGCCGCCGGGCGTTTTCGGGTTATGGCCGATCATGGTCGATTCGGTGATGATGGTCTCGGTAATGGTTTCCATCGCCACATCGCCAATCACCGGCGTAGCTTCATTAATGCGGATGAGCGAAATATCGCTGACAGCGATCCCGGCGCCTCTGGCGACGAGGGCGAGCGCCTCCTGAATACCGAACACGTTACGCAACGTGCCTTTGATCCCGGTGGTTTCCGCCAGCGCGCTGTGGGTGATTGTCAGCGTGCCAGCCTCATTCAGAGTCGCCAGGGCGACTTCCGTCGATGAGTTGCCGATATCAATGCCAGCTATATATCGCATACGAAATCCTTAATCGTCGCCTTTGAGTTTTTTACGCTCGACGTACAGCGTGGCCGCCTCGCGAACGAAAGCGGCGCAAATCTTCGCCTGATAGCGGCTTTCGAGATCGTCGGCAATCGCCATCAGCTCTTCTTTGGTGGAACGATACGGACGAAGGGCGTTGTAGATTTCAAGAATGCGATCGTCCGGTACCGCGGTCAGTTCGGCGGCGCGCTCGAAGTTCATCGCCAGCCGGTCGCGGCCCGCGTCCCTGGCGATAGAAGCCTGTAAGCGCAGCGTTTCCGGGGTAATACGCATATCCTGGGCGGTAACGTTGTTGCTCAGCACGTTTTCCAGCGTAAAGTCGTCCAGCGTTTTATTGGTGGCGGTTTTCACCCATTCCGGGTGTTTGTTCGCCAGCGGGTAGTCGCTGACCTTTGCGCTACGGGACGCGCCGTCTACCGCCGGAGCCGCCGTCGGCGCCTCGCCCTGCAGGCTGTTCATGCGGCTTAATACGTCGCGCACCATCGATTCAATTGCGTCGGTATTCATGGAGTTATCCTTTATCAAAGCGCCACGCGCAGTTCCTGCGGGTTTTTGCCCGTTACCACGTACTTGGTCTCTTTAATGTGCAAAATGGCCGATTTCGCCTGGTATTTTGGCCGCGCCATCTGGTCGTTCAGCGTCGGGACCGGCTGCGGCGATTCGCGTTTCGCATAGCGGGCGGCGTTTTTACCAATCTGGCGATAGGTTTCCAGGGTCAGCAGTGGCGCCTGGGGGAACAGTTCCAGGTTAGAGAGCGGCGGCAGCCCCTGCTGGTGGATCACCGTGGTGCCTTTTGACTGGATGCCGATAGAGATGCCGGAACCGCTCAGGCGATTGCCTTCAACGGCGACGAAGGCCACGTCGGAGGATTTAAAGCAGCGAATCACGCGCGCCTTAATGCCTTCTTCTTCAATACCGGCAATGACTTCGCGCAAAATGCTCTTATGCGGTATGCCGACGATATTGACGGTCTGCGCCAGGCCGAAAGCCGGGCCGACGGCGATAATCACTTCGTCCTGCTGGGTTCCCTGACGCGCTTCGCCCACTTCCGTCAGGAAGCCGTCGCCGGCGGGCGGCGTGGCCTGGGGCGCTGCGGAGGCCGCTGGCGCAGTAAACGAGACGGGTTTATCGCTGCCCTTCATCTCGCTGAGCACGTCTTCAATTATCTGGCGCAGCAATTTTTCATTAATTTCCATTTCTCACCCCTTAATCAATCTCGTTGGGATCAAGAGCGCCAGGGATGTTTTTAATCTCTTCCCAGCGTTCGCCCTGCAGGCGATAGCCCGTTGCCGGACCGGCATAGTCGTTAACGTCGTTGACGGCTGACAGCACCTGCCCATCGCCGACGATAATTGCGGAGGTATGCAGATAGTCTCCGGTCAGCTTGGCTTTCTGGATGTTGAGCATGTCCTGGGCCACGTCGGTGAACCCGCCCTGCGCCAGCGCTTTCACTACTTCCAGGCCGTTGCGGTTTTTATTGATGATTTCCTGGGCGAACTTGATGTCTTCGACGATGTTGCGCTCCGGCATATCTTTCGAACCGTGGGCGTAGGTCGCGGCTTCCACTTCTTCATCGGTAATCGGCGGCAGCCCCATTCCGGCAAAAACGGCCTGCAGCGCGCGGGCAGCCTTATTACGGATGGCAATAACATCTTCTTCGCGAACCGGACGCAGACCGCCGTCCACCTTCAGGTCGCGCTGGATGACGTTGTAGTCGTCAAAGTCTTCGGCATCTTCGTTGGAACCGGCGAACATGTTGTCGTAGTTCGGCACCGCGGAATAACCGGAAGAGATAAAGTCGGTCCCCGGCAGAAACTGCATCAGCAGGCGCGCGGTACGACGCATATCGGAGTGGGTGAAGGTCTGGTCGTTACTGGAGGCGCACTCCAGATCCAGCGACGAACAGATCAGGTTTTCCGCCAGCACCGCGCGAATGCCGGAAGGCACCGCAGACGGCACGCCGATGCAGCTAACGGAACCGTTTTGCAGGCCCTGTACGCCCGCGGCTTTGGTGATGTAGATGCAGCGCGCTTCCAGGTAAAGCATGGATTTGCCTTCGGCATAGCCCATCTGCACTTCGGAGCCGGAGCCGGAGGTGAAGCGCATTTTCAGACCGCGAGAGGCGTAGGAGGAGGCTAAGAAACCCTTCGACCACGGCGTGTCGTCGCCGTCGGTAAAGACCGGTTCGGTACCGTAGACAGAGATGGTTTCGGCGTAGCAGGTGTGGCCCAGCATGCCGAGCTTCAGCTCGGTGGCTTCTTCCAGCGAGCACTGAGTCAGTACGCCCGGACGGCCTACCTGCGAGCCGACCAGCAGCGCGATGGCGTTGAACGGCGCGTAGCGCGCTACCGCAACGGTGGTTTCCTGTTCGTCAAATCCGCGCCATGCGCCTTCGGCGGCGTCGGCGGCAATCTGTACCGGGTTATCTTTGACGTTGGTGACGTGCGCCTGCTGGGATGGGGTGCGGCGGGCGCGCATTTTCTGCATCGCCATCATCATCTCAACGACGTTCATATGCGAAACCACTTCGACAATTTTTGCCGGCGTCATCGCGGTGGTCAGCGGGACGATTTCGCTGCGTTTAACGTTCGGATCGCACAGCATGTTGGCCAGCTTGACCGAATCCATCGCCATCACTTCTTCGGCGCGATTCAGGTTGATACCGTAGCGGGCGATAAAGTGGTCAATCAGGTCAAAATCGCTCACCGGTTTCCCGTCCAGCTCGGTCACCGCGCCGTTAACGATTTTTATCGACGGTTTCGGATCGTTCGGGCTTTCCATCGCGATAAAGCCTTCTTCGATCCACTCCTTAACGAAGCCGTCCTGATTCACAGGGCGTTTCGCCAGTGCTTCAAATCTTTTCGATCTCATGAATCAGCCTCGTGGGTATCAGATGTAGGACGGGCGATCGTTTTTCGGTTCAGAACCGAGGGTCGCAAGGACGGTTTTACCGATTTCGCGCGCGGAGGTGACTGCCTGGCGGACCGCGCCGGAGTCGCCGGAAATCACCAGGATGGCTTCGTTACTGAAGCTGGTGCCGTGCGCCGGAGAGCTATACGCCACGACTTCCACGTTGGCTGACTTCAGGGCGGTATCGGCCATCAGCACGCCAACGGAGGCCGGTGCGCCGACGATAATGCCGCAGGCGCGGCCAATCGGCGCGCCGAAGGCTTTTTCCAGGGCGTAGCTGGCGCGGGCGGTGTACTGCAGCTCGATATGTCCGGCTTCATTGCCGTAAACATCGCCGAAGGTGCGGTCGAGCTCTTTCAGCGCCACTTCAATCCCGCGCTTAACGTCGGACACGTCGTTGCCGCCTAAAATAATCAACGAACCGTGGCCCGCGCCGCCTTTGGTATCGCGCGGCAGCTCAATGCTGACCACTTCGGTGTTGGTGGCTTTCACCGCTTCGTCCGCCGCCATAATGTGCGGGCCAGCGCCGGTGCGGGCGCCGAGAATGCCGATGGAGCGATAGCGCTTTTCAAGCTTCATCGCGTCCAGCAGGGCGGTATCGACGTTGGCGATAACCAGACCCAGGGTGTCGCCAATGGCGGTCCCGACAAATTCCGTTAAACTGCAGCTTTTTTCTGCCATAGCCGTCTCTCGTATTGGATGGTTTTCAGTAGGGATGGCCTGCTGTTCCGGCGTTGCCACGCGGGCAATCACCTGAGCCATGATCTGTTCAACCAGCTCATTGCTGCTCATTGGCTAATTCCCTTCGGTAAGATTTTTT is part of the Klebsiella quasipneumoniae subsp. quasipneumoniae genome and encodes:
- the pduO gene encoding two-domain cob(I)yrinic acid a,c-diamide adenosyltransferase PduO, with protein sequence MAIYTRTGDAGTTSLFTGQRVSKTHPRVEAYGTLDELNAALSLCACAAADENHRALLEAIQQQLFWFSAELASDSERPSPKQRYISSEEISALEAAIDRAMARVEPLHSFILPGRCEAASRLHFARTLARRAERRLVELAAEVNVRQVLMRYINRLSDCLYALARAEDSDAHQNNIIREVSRRYLAATLPSRSKEKTPLDLSFHDLHQLTRAAVERAQQLQVPVVISIVDAHGTETVTWRMPDALLVSSELAPKKAWTAVAMKTATHELSEAVQPGAALYGLETHLQGKVVTFGGGYALWRDGSLIGGLGISGGSVEQDMDIAQTAIAAINVGTHQ
- the pduD gene encoding propanediol dehydratase medium subunit PduD, with the translated sequence MEINEKLLRQIIEDVLSEMKGSDKPVSFTAPAASAAPQATPPAGDGFLTEVGEARQGTQQDEVIIAVGPAFGLAQTVNIVGIPHKSILREVIAGIEEEGIKARVIRCFKSSDVAFVAVEGNRLSGSGISIGIQSKGTTVIHQQGLPPLSNLELFPQAPLLTLETYRQIGKNAARYAKRESPQPVPTLNDQMARPKYQAKSAILHIKETKYVVTGKNPQELRVAL
- a CDS encoding BMC domain-containing protein, coding for MANKEHRVKQSLGLLEVCGLALAISCADIMAKSASITLVALEKTNGSGWTVIKITGDVASVQAAITTGALFAEQRNGLVAHKVIARPGEGILPVEAAPPSVMEPEPEESETANVVSEAPAEEPLQQQGVVSCNLCLDPKCPRQKGEPRTLCIHPGKRGEA
- the pduE gene encoding propanediol dehydratase small subunit PduE, which gives rise to MNTDAIESMVRDVLSRMNSLQGEAPTAAPAVDGASRSAKVSDYPLANKHPEWVKTATNKTLDDFTLENVLSNNVTAQDMRITPETLRLQASIARDAGRDRLAMNFERAAELTAVPDDRILEIYNALRPYRSTKEELMAIADDLESRYQAKICAAFVREAATLYVERKKLKGDD
- the pduC gene encoding propanediol dehydratase large subunit PduC, with amino-acid sequence MRSKRFEALAKRPVNQDGFVKEWIEEGFIAMESPNDPKPSIKIVNGAVTELDGKPVSDFDLIDHFIARYGINLNRAEEVMAMDSVKLANMLCDPNVKRSEIVPLTTAMTPAKIVEVVSHMNVVEMMMAMQKMRARRTPSQQAHVTNVKDNPVQIAADAAEGAWRGFDEQETTVAVARYAPFNAIALLVGSQVGRPGVLTQCSLEEATELKLGMLGHTCYAETISVYGTEPVFTDGDDTPWSKGFLASSYASRGLKMRFTSGSGSEVQMGYAEGKSMLYLEARCIYITKAAGVQGLQNGSVSCIGVPSAVPSGIRAVLAENLICSSLDLECASSNDQTFTHSDMRRTARLLMQFLPGTDFISSGYSAVPNYDNMFAGSNEDAEDFDDYNVIQRDLKVDGGLRPVREEDVIAIRNKAARALQAVFAGMGLPPITDEEVEAATYAHGSKDMPERNIVEDIKFAQEIINKNRNGLEVVKALAQGGFTDVAQDMLNIQKAKLTGDYLHTSAIIVGDGQVLSAVNDVNDYAGPATGYRLQGERWEEIKNIPGALDPNEID
- the pduN gene encoding propanediol utilization microcompartment protein PduN, which produces MHLARVTGAVVSTQKSPSLIGKKLLLVRRVSADGELPASPTSGDEVAVDSVGAGIGELVLLSGGSSARHVFSGPNEAIDLAVVGIVDTLSR
- the pduP gene encoding CoA-acylating propionaldehyde dehydrogenase PduP; translated protein: MNTSELETLIRTILSEQLTPAQTPNPAQGKGIFQSVSEAIDAAHQAFLRYQQCPLKTRSAIISAMRQELTPHLAALAEESANETGMGNKEDKFLKNKAALDNTPGVEDLTTTALTGDGGMVLFEYSPFGVIGSVAPSTNPTETIINNSISMLAAGNSVYFSPHPGAKKVSLKLISMIEEIVFRCCGIRNLVVTVAEPTFEATQQMMAHPRIAVLAITGGPGIVAMGMKSGKKVIGAGAGNPPCIVDETADLVKAAEDIINGASFDYNLPCIAEKSLIVVESVAERLVQQMQTFGALLLSPADTDRLRAACLPEGQANKKLVGKSPSAMLEAAGIAVPAKAPRLLIALVNADDPWVTSEQLMPMLPIVKVSDFDSALALALKVEEGLHHTAIMHSQNVSRLNLAARTLQTSIFVKNGPSYAGIGVGGEGFTTFTIATPTGEGTTSARTFARSRRCVLTNGFSIR
- the pduM gene encoding microcompartment protein PduM, with the translated sequence MNGEVLQRIVEEIVSRLQRRAHSTATLSVAQLRNADCPGLFSQHASLHILLVDLPLLGQLTEAETDDPAARKIHDALAFGIRVQLTLHSQLLPVIPVKKLARLPAIFTDERGLPLILHAGSVLSYRDVAQLGQGRLVIHRKCIVTALAREAVQARHIQLIKQE
- the pduJ gene encoding propanediol utilization microcompartment protein PduJ, with the translated sequence MNNALGLVETKGLVGAIEAADAMVKSANVQLVGYEKIGSGLVTVMVRGDVGAVKAAVDAGSAAASVVGEVKSCHVIPRPHSDVEAILPKSA
- the pduB gene encoding propanediol utilization microcompartment protein PduB — encoded protein: MSSNELVEQIMAQVIARVATPEQQAIPTENHPIRETAMAEKSCSLTEFVGTAIGDTLGLVIANVDTALLDAMKLEKRYRSIGILGARTGAGPHIMAADEAVKATNTEVVSIELPRDTKGGAGHGSLIILGGNDVSDVKRGIEVALKELDRTFGDVYGNEAGHIELQYTARASYALEKAFGAPIGRACGIIVGAPASVGVLMADTALKSANVEVVAYSSPAHGTSFSNEAILVISGDSGAVRQAVTSAREIGKTVLATLGSEPKNDRPSYI
- the pduG gene encoding propanediol dehydratase reactivase alpha subunit PduG — translated: MRYIAGIDIGNSSTEVALATLNEAGTLTITHSALAETTGIKGTLRNVFGIQEALALVARGAGIAVSDISLIRINEATPVIGDVAMETITETIITESTMIGHNPKTPGGAGLGVGITITPQELLTRPADAPYILVVSSAFDFADIASVINASLRAGYQITGVILQRDDGVLVSNRLEKPLPIVDEVLYIERIPLGMLAAIEVAVPGKVIETLSNPYGIATVFHLNAEETKNIVPMARALIGNRSAVVVKTPSGDVKARAIPAGNLELLAQGRSVRVDVAAGAEAIMKAVDGCGKLDNVTGESGTNIGGMLEHVRQTMAELANKPSSEIFIQDLLAVDTSVPVSVTGGLAGEFSLEQAVGIASMVKSDRLQMAMIAREIEQKLNIDVQIGGAEAEAAILGALTTPGTTRPLAILDLGAGSTDASIINPKGEIIATHLAGAGDMVTMIIARELGLEDRYLAEEIKKYPLAKVESLFHLRHEDGSVQFFSTPLPPAVFARVCVVKPDELVPLPGDLALEKVRAIRRSAKERVFVTNALRALRQVSPTGNIRDIPFVVLVGGSSLDFEVPQLVTDALAHYRLVAGRGNIRGSEGPRNAVATGLILSWHKEFAHGQ
- the pduH gene encoding propanediol dehydratase reactivase beta subunit PduH; this encodes MDSNHSAPAIVIAAIDGCDGLWRDVLLGIEEEGIPFLLQHHPAGDVVDSAWQAARSSPLLVGIACDRHTLVVHYKNLPASAPLFTLMHHQDSQAQRNTGNNAARLVKGIPFRDLNSEATGEQQYE
- a CDS encoding phosphate propanoyltransferase, which produces MDKQLLESTVSKVLDEMRLRPIPLGVSNRHIHLSASDYERLFPGHPISEKKALLQPGQYAAEQTVTLVGPKGQLKNVRLLGPLRSVSQVEISRTDARTLGVAAPLRMSGDLKGTPGIRLVSPYGELTLSSGVIVAQRHIHMSPLDALILRVSHGDRVSVAIEGNERGLIFNNVAIRVSPDMRLEMHIDTDEANAAGADNPQAFARLVGPR